Genomic segment of Panicum virgatum strain AP13 chromosome 9N, P.virgatum_v5, whole genome shotgun sequence:
gtgttgcaaaGAAGAAAAGGTTCTGCGCTGTACGGTCGGTGGATTTGGAGGGATGATCGTGTGCCACGGTCAAAGATCTTGCTGACCGGAGAGGGGAGAATCGATCAGATATTTTGACTTTGGTTTGGCAggagttatcttatttttagaagTAGTTTTTATTCCCTAGAATAGAATCGTGATTTggcgtaatcggctaggattgtgttagcgtggggtataaatatgaacccCCGGCCATTgtaaaagattgatacacatccaaacaaacaaactttactacttgcaatttactttctcgtctgcagcttcgccatcttttttctttttgcgagctctttcaagctgatcaaggatgcctcacattcgagcgacttggtttgctggtaagttttcgtttaccgagtaaatctgagcttttgcttccgggcgcatcgctgtcgcttcgttcagatctattcaaaatttatcgaatttatttaagctttgatctctgggcgcatcgctgttttctcgtttagattaattcacaaactaccccgcttagtgatctgtttaatcagCTGTAAGCTTCTTGTTTATCACGGTAAaccttgtaaagccgattagatcgaatcataagcttagctttgtccagatccatacattcgtgggtttgtacattgttacctggcacgtgtcggctttagatTTAGCTGACTAGTTGCTCATCAGCATCGGCAGCCCATTGCTGATTCATAGTAGATCGGTTTTATTACACGTTCATCTTACACGATCTTTTGTCgccttctgtatcggcagagccttgccgatacccCGCGTAAGAGTGGTTTGGAAAtctagccgatacactcttgaatttgacggtttgctatttccttgtcaatttacaggtcaaattgactggcacgcttggtctgCTTTCTGAAGCTTGGCGAACAGTGCCttcagattccagtgtgttgattttacgtcaacacatcttttggcacgcctggtgggacacaAAACATCAAGATGTTAGAGAAGGCAGAAGTATCTAGAAATAATCAGATCACGATCGAtaaagaaaagttgaaggaagaACACAAGGCAGAACTTAAAGCAATCACAGATGCTTTTGAGCAGCTGTGCCTTTTGTCCTTCAGCACCAACAGAAGTGGAGAGGTAATCAAAAAGTTCAATTTTCCCACTTTTGTACCATATGAGGAAGCACAGAAGGAGGATAGGGTGATTCATCAGATGAATCAGGCGATTGGACATGCTTTCGTAAATCATGCTCCACTCATGGCCAATCACATCCACAATACTGTGCTCAAGGCGCtacaagatagagggacacctggCTTTATGGGACCAGCTTATTATCAGGGTAGTCAGATGGTCTTCTCTCCTGTTGGATCGGCTACTGGAACACCACAGATTGACCCCCAAGCTCAGGTAGAAGGGAAAGTCTTAGATGTACAGCCGATTAGCACTGTAGCATCAACTCATATTCCTCCTGTGTACACCAATTCTACACCAATGGCTACATATGCACTGGGGAACTTCATGTCAGGATACCCAGCTGGTTGGAATCCAACTATTAGACTTGGTATtcctccaaaattcatgattccATCTCCATCAAAGCAGCCAAgtacatcggcttctcagccgatgaaCCAGCAAGACAGTGCGTCGGCTTCGCAGCCGACTCAGCCTCAAGATACCGCACCAGCATCACAACCAGCGGTTACACCTGCATCAGTACCTTCGCCAGCAAGTCCAAGCAACATGTCGGCTCCATGGTTGACATCTCAACAGCAGTATCTGGTGATGATGCTGCAACCCAAGTCTCGAACAGAAGTCCTGGCAAACAGATTTCCTCACACCAACGGAGTCACATGGGTTTTCTAAGATCTTGCGACTGGTATGTTGTGCCACGTGAACGTACCTCTGGTAGCATAGCAACAGCTTAATAAGAAGACGCCGCAGAATAGTCATAGCAATGAGATGGTGCTGTACCAATCACCATCTAATCATCCCCCTCAGCAAGCTACAcagactccatcggctgctcaGCCGATGACCCCGCCAAATGTCCAGCCAACATCGGCAACCTTGCCGTTGACTCCACCTGCACCACAAGCAGTATCAGCTGGTGGCCAACAGGTCAATTGGGAatccaagattgctgaggtgatgagagatcagtttggtttgaagccaAAGCAGCAGAATCTAATGTACAGAACTCCGTATCCAGCTGTTTATGATCAACTGCcattgccccacaagtacaagcttccagatttcaccaagttttctagACAGGGGGAAGTCTCCATAGTGGAACATATCAATTGATTCATTGTGCAGTGTGGAGAGGTAGCTCAGCACGACGCATTAAAAGTGCTTTTGTTTTCcatgtctttgtctggatcggccttcaCATGGTTCACTACATTGCCAGCCAATTCCATTATATACTAGGCCGATCTGGAAAAGCAGTTCCACTAGTTCTTCTATTCTGGTGTAGAGGAGATGAAGCTGACCGATCTGACCAACTTGAGGCAAAGAAACGATGAATCGGTCGCTGTCttcattcagaggttcagagatgtcaagaaccggtgcTTTAGTCTGGTTCTGTCTGATCAATAGCTAGCAGAGGTTGCCTTCCAAGGACTCctgccacacatcaaggagaagtaTGCTTCTCAGGAGTTCTACATCATCAGTCAGATGGCTAACAGGATGACAGAGGAGGCAAGACCATATGAGCAGAAGAGGAGCAACTTCCAGAAAAAGGTTAACTTTGTTGACTGCTCAGATTCTTCTGATTCAGATGAtgatcagatggtgggatcggctgAATGGATTCAGAATAATAAGAAGCCGATCTCATATCCTTTTGGTAACAAAGAACCCGAGAAATATGGGTTTGATATTACcaaggctgacaagatcttcgacCTGTTGTTGTCAGAGGGACAGATCAAGCTGAAGCCATACAATAAGATCCCGACAGATCAGGAGTTGAAGAATATCAAGTActacaagtggcacaatgcgacatctcatgacaccaatgagTGCAAGGTATTCCGTCAGCAAATACAATCGGCCATAGAACAGGGTAGACTCAAGTTTGAgacacccaaaaagccgatgaagattgatgggcatcCGTTTCCAGCAAACAGGGTAGATGTTGGAAAGAAGGGTAATGCTTTACAAACAAAGATGCTCACATCACAATCGGCCAAGGAATCTGGtgctgttgatcccaaagcaTAGATAACGGCTGATGAAGCTAAAGGCAAAGGGCTGCATTAGAAGGAAGAATCGGCGGCGCCTAAGAAGAATGTCACGTCTCAGATATTGTTGAACAAATTCCAGCATGATCAAGAAAGAAGACAGTGCCGGGAAGAAGCGGCACGACGACGTGAAGGGCATTAgaagtgtcctttctttgtgtactgttggAAAGAAGGGTTGACTCTGCCGACAGTGGATAATTTTCCAGAGTGCAACAGTTTTTATCGTGAAGATCGGTCGTACAAGAAGCCACATTTCGACCAGAAGCCTCGGGGGCCGAtcattagagagagagagaggtgatgaTAAACGCATCTCTGTATATGATTGGCTGGGGGGCAGGGTTTCTGTGCATGATTGGCTGGGAGGtaggaccatgctacgtgatcctgcagGAGGAAGGATTTCTGCCGATGAGCGAGTTGAACAAGCTACTGCTACTCAGGTTCATGATGAATACCCACACCACAGAgatccagagagagagagcctaTTCTTGATAAAATTGATCGGCCTCGATGGTGCCCAGGAGGTTTGACCAGATCACAGAAGAGACGAGTTCAGATGCTGCGTCAGACAGAGGCactagaggaagaggaaagaaaagaagcTCCTAAGAGGGGAGTCAGGTCTGAAGTTTGGCGTGTCAAGCCAAAGGCCGATGGAGGACAGCGATCGAGGTCATCGGCCAGATCTGTTAATGTAACCTCCATGCTTCTACcaatccaagcagtcggttctccCAACCGTTCCTAATGGACGAGTTCTTAGAAGGTGAGGGAAAGTTGGGGCATCGGTTCATGTCGGCCGATGCATTGGAGGAAGTAGACattggagatggagataggccaaggccgacgtttattagtgctAAATTAGATACTGAGTATAAACAAGAGTTGGTAAAGCTGTTAAAAGAATACAAAGATTGTTTTTCTTGGGAGTATTATGAGATGCCAGGTTTGGATCAGTCTATTATTGAACATCGTTTGCCGATCAAACCTGGATATCGGCCACATCAGCAAGGGTCAAGACGGTGCAATCCTAAGATCTtaccagatataaaggccgagatcacaaagttgaTAGAAGCAAAGTTCATCAGGCAATGCAGATATGCTGAATGGATATCCAATGTGGTTCCTGTGTATAAAAAGAATGGGAAGCTACGTGTATGCATTGACTTCAGgaatctcaacaaagctacgctgatggatggttacccaatGCTAGTTGCCGATATGTTGGTAGATGTTGCTGTAGGACATAAAGTGATCAGTTTCATGGATGGGAATGCTggatacaatcaaatattcatggctgaGGAAGATATTCATAAAACTGCCTTCAGATGTCCAGGACATGTCAGTTTGTTTGAGTGGATTGTCATGACTTTTAGTTTGAAGAATGCTGGAGCAACATACCAGagggccatgaattacattttccaTAAAATCATCcacaagattgttgagatttatattgatgatgttgtggtgaaGTCCAAAGGGTACCAAGAGCATTTAGCCGATGTACGCAAAGCTTTGGAGTGTACTAGAAGACATGGAGTGAAGATGAATCCTAACAAGTGTGCATTTGGTGTGTCGGCTGGTCAGTTCCTTGGGTTCATGGTACATGAAAGAGGAATCGAgattagtcagaagactatcACAGCCATTAATAAAGTAGTGGCTCCAGAgacaaaagttgaacttcaatcaCTGATTGGttagattaattttattcgaagaTTTATTGCTAATTTATTCGGTAAAATACAGCCGTTCAGTCCTttattgaagttgaaggccgatcaaaaatttgtatggggagaagcacaacaaaaggcattggatgaaatcaagCAATATCTAACATCGCCTCCTGTGCTGGTCCCaccacaaaagcacaagccgtttaaattatatttgTTGGCTAATGAGcatgctatcggatcggcccttattcaagggTTTGAGGGAAAAGA
This window contains:
- the LOC120689010 gene encoding uncharacterized protein LOC120689010, translated to MATYALGNFMSGYPAGWNPTIRLAKYIGFSADEPARQCVGFAADSASRYRTSITTSGYTCISTFASKSKQHVGSMVDISTAVSGDDAATQLAEVAFQGLLPHIKEKYASQEFYIISQMANRMTEEARPYEQKRSNFQKKVNFVDCSDSSDSDDDQMVGSAEWIQNNKKPISYPFGNKEPEKYGFDITKADKIFDLLLSEGQIKLKPYNKIPTDQELKNIKYYKWHNATSHDTNECKVFRQQIQSAIEQGRLKFETPKKPMKIDGHPFPANRVDVGKKGNALQTKMLTSQSAKESGAVDPKA